In Saccharomyces eubayanus strain FM1318 chromosome XIV, whole genome shotgun sequence, the sequence TATCCAGCAACAAGCCAGCTGCTAGAAGAGTGTATTGCTGCGTACYGASTAGACGTATCYGKACGCACACTTTCTGCTAAGTACGTGAGGGGAACTTGCACGCTGTCTTAGAAGACTAAGTGTGAGTTCGCTTATAGTATGAAAAGTTATGTAACATCCGTTATAGAGAAAAGGTAAAAATCACCTGACAAAGTACGATGTGAGGTATAGTATGGTCTATAAAATGAAGTATGGGGGGTGTGCATTCAAGGTCGGCCACATCAGTCCCACGGGACTCCACGGTTCTGCAGCTCACTGGCGGCGGACAAGAGGGAAGAACCACTTTCGTGGGAGGCCTTTTGTTGTGCAAAAGGGAGGAGAGGGGGGAGAGGAAGAAGCAGGAGAGGGAGGTGCTGGTACGGTTACCGTGACGtcctttctctttgaattaAACCAGAAGGCCTTATTGAGCTCCGACTCGGAAGCCGTGCGACATTCACGAACAAGAACTAGGCGGCAAGTATTAGGTGGAGCTGCGATCTGTGAAGCTGCGATCTGTGGAGCGCTAACGAGACTGCGGGAAGGGAAGTCATTGGATGGTGGGCGAGACTCCCTACAGATATCGACTAGTGCCTGGTACCCCTTCTCGATAAGCGATGCGTCCGGGCTCCCAGCAACGAAAGACTGTTCGGCAGGGTGTGTGAGGCCCTCGTACACAAGATTGTCGGAAGGAAAAGGCCGGTAAGGCTCGATTCTAATATCGCGGTCGATGTCGCTGTCCAGCGTATCGAGCGTRATGTTTCCCTTCCGTTGGAGAGACTTTTTTCTGCCAACATTGAAGGAGAAATGGATGTGGTCAAGCACCAGGTCTATTTCYCTTTGGGTGTTCTTCCAGGGACAGAAAATGGAGTACGGCTCTATTCTTTGGAACCCCACATACCTGTACTGRTAAGTATCGAAAGAGCGCTCGGCCTCGTCCAAGAGTTGGTCGTAGCTGGGCATCATGTCGAAGTTAAACGGTCTTTTCCAGAACGGAACGGCTCCATTGGTAGGGTTGTAGTACAGCCTGGGCTCCGARTGTTCGTCTAGAAGCAGGAATTGGACGGCTATCATTTTTCGTTCAAACATGAACTCAGTAGAGTCGTAGTCAATGTTCTTGGTGCTTCTAAGGAACAAAGGACARTAYTTGCCCATGGTCTTTTCAAACCAGTTTCGTGGCTTGTTGAGGTACTTTTCCATGTATGAGRGAGTCGTGGTGGTGGCGGCGGTGGAGTTCGAAGCAGTGCAGGCRGCTGTGGAGCAACCACTGCGGTTCACATCTTGATGGCGCGGCGTAGGAGAGGGTGTGACTARAGCTGATGAGCGGGCGTCGTCAGCTGGAGATGTCATGTCAGGAAAGCGACGGYGACAATCTTGGGAACCTTCATGGTGGCTGACAGTGTCAACTGTGCTCAGGCAGGAAATGTCAAATAGAACAGTGTATTCGTTTGTCTGTTTTGACCTGCAGTCCTTGGAATGGTTGTATGGGGYAATAGCAGCRgcggcagcagcagcaRCAGGGAAAGAWGATGAAGATGGAGGATGAGGGGGGTCCCATGAYGAGTAAACTGAAGAGGAAGTGCTGACCGAGGAGGCCAATGAGGGCACCGGCTCATGGTTGGTGGATACCGAGGCCGCTGTAGATGGGGCAGTTGCGTCACTGCCATGCGTTGAAGAGGGGCCACTGTTTTCGTTCTGGCCCGCAGCGGATGGTGTTGGCGGTGATGCATCCATCATGGCGAAATCATTATGAATAGCACAATCGGTTTTACTAGCATTTGTCTCAGACGTGTTTGATCGAGCCGGCTCAGTGGGAAGAGTATTTACGCCACCCTTTTTGAAGACGTTCCAAAGCTGTGCGTTCTTGATATCAGTAAATACGCAGTTGACAGAATCTTTGGGACTTTCTTGTCTTGTTTCATTGACAGCTGAAGGGATTTCAGAAGGGTTAGTTTCGGGAGTAGGTTTGGGGGACTGTGTATTAGCCCATTGGAAGTCCAAGCCCACTTTATTGCAGAACGTCTTAAAGTCTTGGAACGGCGTGGACATTTCGTGGGAAAACTCTTGATGAGTGTAGATTGGTGTCGGGAACCAGATTCTAAACTAAGCTAATTATAATTGAGAAACTGTACCCGAGAGCTTATTTCTTGCTGGAGAGGTTTGAGCAACAAGGTCAGACAAGTacaaaaagcaaaacaagaaaaggatcTCCGTGACACTGGAGAGCCTGCATCTGCCTTATATACTCTGCATCTTTGTTTTGCACTCACGTCTACatctgtttttttgtatacCACAAAAGTTTCCTTGGTAATCATAATCAAGTAGGGCTAAGGGGATGGGTTCCCAACGCCAACCCAAACCCACGGCTTATTACGATTGGTAAAGTGCCTACTTTTCGTTACCAGTTATACTACACCTCGGAKCGTGGTTCCTACGGCTATCTCTGTGCCAGAAATGCATRCGACGctaattgttttttgtgACGCCCGGCAAAGACCGATGGTGGTATATGCTTATGCACTTGGCGAACAATGGCCCCAGTGTGTTGGGTCTTGGGNNNNNNNNNNNNNNNNNNNNNNNNNNNNNNNNNNNNNNNNNNNNNNNNNNNNNNNNNNNNNNNNNNNNNNNNNNNNNNNNNNNNNNNNNNNNNNNNNNNNNNNNNNNNNNNNNNNNNNNNNNNNNNNNNNNNNNNNNNNNNNNNNNNNNNNNNNNNNNNNNNNNNNNNNNNNNNNNNNNNNNNNNNNNNNNNNNNNNNNNNNNNNNNNNNNNNNNNNNNNNNNNNNNNNNNNNNNNNNNNNNNNNNNNNNNNNNNNNNNNNNNNNNNNNNNNNNNNNNNNNNNNNNNNNNNNNNNNNNNNNNNNNNNNNNNNNNNNNNNNNNNNNNNNNNNNNNNNNNNNNNNNNNNNNNNNNNNNNNNNNNNNNNNNNNNNNNNNNNNNNNNNNNNNNNNNNNNNNNNNNNNNNNNNNNNNNNNNNNNNNNNNNNNNNNNNNNNNNNNNNNNNNNNNNNNNNNNNNNNNNNNNNNNNNNNNNNNNNNNNNNNNNNNNNNNNNNNNNNNNNNNNNNNNNNNNNNNNNNNNNNNNNNNNNNNNNNNNNNNNNNNNNNNNNNNNNNNNNNNNNNNNNNNNNNNNNNNNNNNNNNNNNNNNNNNNNNNNNNNNNNNNNNNNNNNNNNNNNNNNNNNNNNNNNNNNNNNNNNNNNNNNNNNNNNNNNNNNNNNNNNNNNNNNNNNNNNNNNNNNNNNNNNNNNNNNNNNNNNNNNNNNNNNNNNNNNNCACAGGATCGCCTGTAAAGAGACTCCAACAGAAATTCCTGGTCTCTTGGCCCAGTTGGTTAAGGCACCGTGCTAATAACGCGGGGATCAGCGGTTCGATCCCGCTAGAGAccacttttcttttttgattctCCTACCCTCCTTGCTGCCGTTTTAAGGGAGATGAATAAAGAGGCGGCCAGTTAAGTTAGCATATCATTTACATGATGCAATTGTTAGCGAAGCAAATTATTTCAGCCTAAGCTATCAAGACCATACCCGTTCAGGTAACTTAACAATCGTTACACTAAATCGTATTTTATTCGTTCTCTTCACCCCTCGCTTTGTAATCTCGGCAGATGCTTTTTCACGTATTTTCACatagcttttttttcctgctggtttttttcctgCTTTCGCTTCCTTTTTTGTCGTAGTTTTTcagtgtttttttttttttttcatagtCGCTACGTTGGCCGTTTTCCTTGTCCTTTACTTTCTTCTCGTAATAATCATTCAACTACGCTAAATTATGCCTTTCCTTTCTTTATTCTGtagtatatttttatgttATATACCGTTTTTGTTTCGTGTTTAAAGTTACAGATTTATTTTCCTCTTAATCATCTCAACAGTTGGCCAGTAATAAGAAGATCGCCATATTAACTCATTGTTCGATTCCAATGTCTGAAAATAAcgaagaacaacaacaccaacaacaacaacaacaggaGCCCGTTGCTGTTGAAACCCCTTTAGTAACTGAAGTTTCAACTTCAGCAGACCCATCCGCTGAGCAGAACGTCTCTAGTGAAGGAAACTCTGAACAAGTTGACGATGAACAAGGTGAAAACGATCCTTCTGTAGTTCCTGCTAATGCTATCACTGGTGGTAGAGAAACTTCTGACAGAGTCTTGTATGTCGGTAACTTAGACAAAGCTATTACCGAAGACATTTTAAAGCAATATTTCCAAGTCGGTGGTCCAATTGCCAATATTAAGATTATGATTGATAAGAACAATAAGAATGTCAATTACGCCTTTGTTGAATACCACCAATCTCATGACGCTAATATTGCCTTGCAAACGTTAAATGGcaaacaaattgaaaacaatgtTGTCAAGATCAACTGGGCTTTCCAATCCCAGCAAAGCTCCTCCGATGATACATTTAACTTATTCGTTGGTGATTTGAACGTTAATGTCGATGATGAAACTTTAAGAAACGCCTTCAAAGATTTCCCATCTTATTTGAGTGGCCATGTTATGTGGGATATGCAAACTGGTAGTTCAAGAGGTTACGGTTTTGTTTCCTTCACTTCTCAAGATGATGCTCAAACTGCCATGGACAGTATGCAAGGTCAAGATTTGAACGGTAGACCACTAAGAATCAACTGGGCTGCTAAGCGtgataacaacaacagcaacaacaacaacaacaacaacaacaataacaacaacaatactAATAACTACCCACAACGTCGTAACTACGGCAATAACAACCGTGGTGGCTTCCGTCAAtataacaacaacaacaacaataacaacatgAACATGGGGATGAACATGGGGatgaacatgaacatgaacaGCAACAGAGGTATGCCACCAAGTTCAATGGGCATGCCAATGGGCGCTATGCCATTGCCATCTCAAGGCCAACCTCAACAATCCCAGACCATTGGTTTACCACCTCAAGTAAATCCACAAGCGGTCGACCATATCATCAGAAGTGCTCCACCAAGAGTCACCACTGCTTATATCGGTAACATTCCACACTTTGCCACTGAGGCTGATTTAATTCCATTGTTCCAAAACTTCGGTTTCATTCTAGATTTCAAGCACTACCCAGAAAAGGGATGTTGTTTCATAAAATATGACACCCACGAACAAGCTGCTGTTTGTATTGTTGCCTTGGCCAACTTCCCATTCCAAGGTAGAAACTTGAGAACTGGTTGGGGTAAGGAAAGATCAAACTTCATgccacaacaacaacagcaacaaggTGGTCAACCACTGATAATGAATGACCAACAACAACCAGTTATGCCTGaccaacaacagcaacagcagcaacagcaacaacagcaacaacaataaatataaaaagaaaagtggaattgagaaaaagataaagaatagaaaagaagcgATTTACAAATCTCAAGAtaaactagaaaaaaactaacaaGAGTCCATTaattatattatatcatttttctAGATGAAAAACATTACGACAAAAAGAGGAAGGAAAGAAGACGAAACACAATTTAATATTgctcaaaaataaaagagcctataaactttttttttagtttcctttttttttagttttcctttttcgCTActgtttaatttttaatattattattttcttttacatGTGAATGTCATTGCTGATGATgcgataaaaaaataaaaacctattcttttaaaactttcttctcttctttttttttttcttctcttcttactatttttttttcaagttatCTGTCTGTTCTTATCTGTGTTTTTTAAGTCCATACAtaatttttgtctttttatttttacattttgttaagtatataaaaatgcTATCTAGCGTTATGAAGATATGTGGCGTCTTGGTTCCGAGCACATGAAGGCACTTCCTACAGCCTATTGCATTGCATCACTAATGCGTTCCTTCGAAGGCGCTATACGATTCTCATTATGGACGGGCGCGGGCGCTAAGCCTGGAGGGAGAGggtggcaaaaaaaagggcaCCTTCAGGAACCCGGCCGGTCCTCAAGGGCCTTTTCGTCAATAAGATGGGGGAGGGGGCAACGGTAGAGCGCCTTAGAGCTCGACGcgaaaaaagcaaaagataGTAGGTTCTTGCTCGGAGCGTAGTCATTTCAGATGCTTGCTTTCCTGCACcccatcttcatcttgtttTCTATAGAAGAGGATTCGGAAGGATTTCCCAAGCATCTCGAGGCACGCACGAAGACCTATTGTGGGTGTGGCATCTTTTCCAGAAGGACCCATGTTATTTCCGCGCTCGGAGCAATGAGCGTCCGAGGCGAACCATAGGCCGTAGGGCTCAGACTCTCGGGCTTTTTCTGGTACTGCCCAAAATGGGGCGGAAAAAAGGGGTCAATCTGAGTCCATCGGGAACTGTCCAGATTGGTATATATGGCAGATATAAAAAACCGGTTTGCTCGCATCAGATAGATAGATAAAGGTAGACTTCTGTATAATTCTGTATAGCTTTGTTTATCCAGTTACGCaagtaaaaacaaaagatcaaaaatgACAAACAACTTTATCGTTACTCTAAAGAAGAACACCCCAGACGTGGAAACTAAAAAGTTCTTGGATTCCGTTCATCGTGTAGGCGGTTCTATCGAACACGAGTTCGATATTATCAAAGGGTACACCATCAAGCTTCCAGATGTTCTCAAATTGAACAAGTTGAAGGAACAGCATAGCGATGTCATCCAGAACGTcgaagaagataaagaagtCCATACCAATTGATATCAGAAGTAGACAGGAACTCCTCTGTGGAACGGttattcctttttctccatttgtaattctttttAGCTCAATATTaaaattcattcaaaaaaacaaaacaaagcaGAAcgtttttatatattttgtgTATATACTAAATTTTTAATCATGTTTTTATTCCTAAGTTTTGCGACAAATCGCTGTGAGGCGTTTCTTTGTCGcctattgttgttgtcctGCTGAATTACTGGGCATACTAAGCTGGAGGAAGTGTGTGCGTGTCTTGGCATGTTGCTTCGTTTCTCTCTTCGTCACCTGACTAGTTTAatatgtttgattttttatttcaggGTCGCGGCCCGTGCATTGCGCGGCTGGAATACCCTTTTAGGGGAGCGATGTGCTCgcaaaaagaatattcttgattttaACTACTAATGGTATACacttttgatgatttgagTTTATTCTCCACttattctttgttttttcttcttccttctttccTATTCACACTAATTTGGGGTTTCTCAATTTAATATATAAGGTcgtttgtttcttcttccaactcaaaattcttcttgtttcagTCTTGCCCCAGtttggttttttgtttaccCTCGTATTctaataaaaagaatagTGTGATACAGTAGAATCTTAGAAAATGACCGATTCGCAACAATCTATAACTGTATTGGAAGAGCTTTTTCGAAAGTTGGAAGTTGCAACTCCTGAAACTAGAGATGGCATTTCTTCTGAACTTTCCTCGTTTTTGAACGGGAATATTATTGAGCATGACGTTCCAGAGGTTTTCTTCgatgaatttcaaaaggcAATTcagaataaacaaaaggcACTAAACACTCTGGGGGCCATCGCTTACATAGCCAACGAAACTAACTTGTCTCCATCTGTTGAGCCTTATATCGTGGCCACGGTTCCTTCCGTATGCACTAAAACAGGCAGTAAAGATAATGACATCGAGGTCGTGGCCACGAAGGCGCTGAAGGCCATTGCTAGCGCTGTCAATCCGGTCGCCTTGAAGGCATTTTTGCCTCATTTGATTCATTCTCTGGGAACTACCAACAagtggaaagaaaaagttgcTATACTTGAAGTGATTTCGACGTTGGTAGATGCCGCTAAAGAGCAGGTAGCCCTAAGAATGCCAGAGCTGATCCCGGTTCTTTCCGAGTCGATGTGGGACACGAAGAAAGAGGTCAAAGACGCCGCTACGGCAACCATCACAAAGGCAACTGAGACTGTTGATAATAAAGATATCGAAAGATTCATTCCTAAACTGATTGAATGTATTGCAAATCCCAATGAAGTGCCCGAAACTGTTCACCTTTTGGGTGCAACAACTTTTGTTGCCGAAGTCACTCCCGCGACTTTGTCTATCATGGTTCCCTTATTAGGTAGAGGTTTAGCTGAGAGAGAAACTTCCATAAAACGTAAAGCTGCTGTGATCATTGATAATATGTGCAAATTGGTTGAGGATCCCCAAGTCGTTGCCCCATTCCTGGGTAAACTGTTACCAGGGTTAAAGAATAATTTTGCTACTATTGCCGATCCTGAAGCACGTGAAGTTACACTAAGGgctttgaaaactttgagACGTGTCGGTAATGTTAGTGAAGATGATGTGTTACCAGAAATATCGCACGCTGGTGATGTGGCCACAACATTGGGCGTCATTATGGAATTGCTCAAGTCTGAAAAGGTTGCTCCCAGATTCAAGATCGTCGTTGAGTATATAGCCGCCATCGCTGCAAATTTGATCGATGAGAGAATTATTGACCAACAAACTTGGTTTACTCACGTCACACCTTATATGACTATATTTTTACACGAGAATACAGCAAAAGAGATACTGGATGATTTCAGGAAGAGGGCCGTGGATAATATTCCCGTCGGACCAAATTTCCAAGATGAGGAAGACGAAGGTGAAGATTTATGTAACTGTGAGTTTTCTTTGGCATATGGTGCCAAGATCTTGCTAAACAAAACTCAACTAAGGTTGAAAAGGGGTAGAAGGTATGGTCTATGTGGGCCTAATGGTGCTGGGAAATCCACTCTAATGCGTTCGGTTGCCAATGGTCAAGTTGACGGCTTCCCCACTCAAGATGAATGTCGCACCGTTTATGTGGAACACGACATCGATAATACACATTCTGAAGTTTCCGTTTTAGAGTTTGTTTATGCTGGTAATGTAGGGTCCAAGGACGTTATTACTGCGAAATTAAAAGAGTTTGGCTTTAGTAATGACATGATAAATATGCCAATTGCTTCTTTATCTGGAGgttggaaaatgaaattggCTTTAGCAAGGGCTGTGCTGAAAAATGCGGATATTTTGCTATTAGACGAACCAACGAATCATCTGGACACTGTCAATGTACAATGGTTGGTAAATTACTTGAATACTTGTGGCGTTACATCAGTGATTGTTTCTCATGATTCTGGTTTCCTAGATAATGTTTGCCAGTATATCATTCATTATGAAGGTCTCAAATTAAGAAAGTACAAAGGAAATTTGTCAGagtttgttcaaaaatgtcCCACAGCACAGTCGTATTATGAATTGAGTGCCTCTGACTTagaatttcaatttccaaCCCCTGGTTATTTAGAAGGTGTCAAGACAAAGCAGAAGGCTATTGTCAAAGTGACCAATATGACTTTTCAGTACCCAGGGACAACTAAACCGCAGGTTTCTGATGTCACTTTCCAATGTTCATTATCCTCGAGAATTGCAGTTATTGGGCCCAACGGGGCTGGTAAGTCCACTTTAATTAACGTTCTCACTGGTGAACTTCTACCAACAAGTGGTGAGGTATATACTCACGAAAATTGTCGTATCGCCTACATCAAGCAACATGCGTTTGCTCATATTGAATCACACTTGGACAAAACTCCATCTGAATATATCCAGTGGAGGTTCCAAACCGGTGAAGATAGAGAAACCATGGATAG encodes:
- the HEF3 gene encoding translation elongation factor EF-3, whose translation is MTDSQQSITVLEELFRKLEVATPETRDGISSELSSFLNGNIIEHDVPEVFFDEFQKAIQNKQKALNTLGAIAYIANETNLSPSVEPYIVATVPSVCTKTGSKDNDIEVVATKALKAIASAVNPVALKAFLPHLIHSLGTTNKWKEKVAILEVISTLVDAAKEQVALRMPELIPVLSESMWDTKKEVKDAATATITKATETVDNKDIERFIPKLIECIANPNEVPETVHLLGATTFVAEVTPATLSIMVPLLGRGLAERETSIKRKAAVIIDNMCKLVEDPQVVAPFLGKLLPGLKNNFATIADPEAREVTLRALKTLRRVGNVSEDDVLPEISHAGDVATTLGVIMELLKSEKVAPRFKIVVEYIAAIAANLIDERIIDQQTWFTHVTPYMTIFLHENTAKEILDDFRKRAVDNIPVGPNFQDEEDEGEDLCNCEFSLAYGAKILLNKTQLRLKRGRRYGLCGPNGAGKSTLMRSVANGQVDGFPTQDECRTVYVEHDIDNTHSEVSVLEFVYAGNVGSKDVITAKLKEFGFSNDMINMPIASLSGGWKMKLALARAVLKNADILLLDEPTNHLDTVNVQWLVNYLNTCGVTSVIVSHDSGFLDNVCQYIIHYEGLKLRKYKGNLSEFVQKCPTAQSYYELSASDLEFQFPTPGYLEGVKTKQKAIVKVTNMTFQYPGTTKPQVSDVTFQCSLSSRIAVIGPNGAGKSTLINVLTGELLPTSGEVYTHENCRIAYIKQHAFAHIESHLDKTPSEYIQWRFQTGEDRETMDRANRQINENDAEAMNKIFKIEGTPRRIAGVHSRRKFKNTYEYECSFFLGENIGMKSERWVPMMSVDNAWLPRGELIESHTKLVAEVDMREALASGQFRALTRKEIESHCAMLGLDAELVSHSRIRGLSGGQKVKLVLAACTWQRPHLIVLDEPTNYLDRDSLGALSKALTAFEGGVIIITHSAEFTKNLTDEVWAVKDGKMTPSGHNWAAGQGVGPRIEKKEDEGDKFDAMGNKISSGKKKSKLSSAELRKKKKERMKKKKEMGDEYVSSDEDV
- the PUB1 gene encoding Pub1p; translated protein: MSENNEEQQHQQQQQQEPVAVETPLVTEVSTSADPSAEQNVSSEGNSEQVDDEQGENDPSVVPANAITGGRETSDRVLYVGNLDKAITEDILKQYFQVGGPIANIKIMIDKNNKNVNYAFVEYHQSHDANIALQTLNGKQIENNVVKINWAFQSQQSSSDDTFNLFVGDLNVNVDDETLRNAFKDFPSYLSGHVMWDMQTGSSRGYGFVSFTSQDDAQTAMDSMQGQDLNGRPLRINWAAKRDNNNSNNNNNNNNNNNNNTNNYPQRRNYGNNNRGGFRQYNNNNNNNNMNMGMNMGMNMNMNSNRGMPPSSMGMPMGAMPLPSQGQPQQSQTIGLPPQVNPQAVDHIIRSAPPRVTTAYIGNIPHFATEADLIPLFQNFGFILDFKHYPEKGCCFIKYDTHEQAAVCIVALANFPFQGRNLRTGWGKERSNFMPQQQQQQGGQPLIMNDQQQPVMPDQQQQQQQQQQQQQQ
- the PBI2 gene encoding Pbi2p produces the protein MTNNFIVTLKKNTPDVETKKFLDSVHRVGGSIEHEFDIIKGYTIKLPDVLKLNKLKEQHSDVIQNVEEDKEVHTN